In Treponema vincentii, a single window of DNA contains:
- a CDS encoding ExbD/TolR family protein, with amino-acid sequence MKRFKPERRKAEINITSLIDVVFILLIFFMIGSTFGKPVMKVALPEAESGAPVREKNIEIIVNKDGDVYIGMQRYDLAELEVFLKRRTAENPNAAAFLSCDKDLAFKQFVAVMDVLNKSGIRNAAVKHDYPQN; translated from the coding sequence ATGAAACGGTTTAAGCCGGAGCGGCGAAAGGCTGAAATTAATATTACATCATTAATAGATGTCGTCTTTATTCTGCTTATCTTTTTTATGATCGGTTCTACTTTTGGAAAACCGGTAATGAAAGTTGCACTGCCGGAAGCTGAATCGGGTGCGCCGGTACGCGAAAAAAATATTGAAATTATTGTGAATAAAGACGGCGATGTGTATATCGGGATGCAGCGTTATGATCTGGCTGAATTGGAAGTGTTTTTAAAAAGGCGGACAGCCGAAAATCCTAATGCCGCGGCGTTTTTATCTTGCGATAAAGACTTAGCTTTTAAACAATTTGTTGCGGTAATGGATGTGCTGAATAAGAGCGGCATACGGAATGCGGCGGTAAAACATGATTATCCGCAAAACTAA